In Acidobacteriota bacterium, the DNA window CGGCGTCGACATGTTTCTACTTGGCAGCATGATACATCCGAATCGTCGCCTCCGGCGGCCAACTCGAGCGGGTTCATGCCGAGATCGGGAGGTCCCAACTGCGCTCGTTGCTGATGCGACGTGCCGCGAAGAGAAACGCAGCGGACAGCCCCTCACCTGACAACTGTGGATACTGCGCGAGGATGTCGGTATGGGTCGCGCCGCTGGCAGCCAGTTCCAGGAGAAACTCGACGCTCAGTCGCGTGTTTCGCACACATGGCTTCCCGCCGAGGATTTCGACATTTGTTACGATCCACGCTTCGGTCATAGCGG includes these proteins:
- a CDS encoding DUF433 domain-containing protein; amino-acid sequence: MTEAWIVTNVEILGGKPCVRNTRLSVEFLLELAASGATHTDILAQYPQLSGEGLSAAFLFAARRISNERSWDLPISA